In Juglans microcarpa x Juglans regia isolate MS1-56 chromosome 1S, Jm3101_v1.0, whole genome shotgun sequence, the genomic stretch gagaggaagaaaataataaacgTCGAACTACAGTATCAAGTCAAATATGACCGAAGGAGTTGAATCACTAGCTAAAAGTTATTTGGTTTTACACTTGCATAATCCAATCACTAGCTAAAAGTCATTTGGTTTTACAATTGCATAATCCAATACAGTCCGTTTTCATGTTTTATTAGCCATTTGAGCTTTTGTATTTGCATTTACATTTGGATATTCCAATGCGAATATGCTCGCGAGTTCATATGCTTTTATTATGTACTTTCAAGTATTTTACTCAACTTTTGAAAGTGGTCAAATCACTTCTTGCCCCCTTATTATGTTAGTAAATCGTTACTTCATATCAACATCAATAGCCTCTCAACACGTGTCATTTGATCATGTGCATGAGACGCGTAAATATTTAAACcttgttttcttttaagatATTAGATTCTGTTCTTTGTATGGGCTTGGCTAACTTACATTTATATGATGACGATACTATCAAAGAATGATAAATTGGGGTTGCTTTAATTTGTACATTGTTGGAAAAAACGAGCTGCTGGATCACCTCATAAGTTTTCTTATGACATGATCTCCAGCGCCTCTCTTGTTTGTCCAAGTATGTTGAATACTGTTGCTGCAATATGTGATGGTGTGAGGCCAGCTTCAGCCAATTGGTCAGCAGGCGATCCATGGTCAATGTACCGATCAGGCAGAACCAGAGGTCTCCACTGCAAAGGTGTTATTTAGGGCACAAATTCAGTTATCAGAAACTGAGTCCATCACTAGTGAGCCAATAGAAATATCATAACTTTGGTGTTCCTATCTAATTTTAATCATGGCAGAGTTCTACAAATTTGTTTAAATTCATACCTTTAGTTTTCCGTCAAGAAGGCCATCAAGGGCCATGAACTGAGCAACGTGAGACCCAAATCCTCCAATTGATCCTTCTTCAACTGTAATCAAGACCTCGTGTGATTTTGCAAGGCTGCGTATAAGGGCACGATCCAATGGCTTGCAAAAGCGTGCATCTGCAACAGTTAGCCTTAAGCCATGGGATCGCACCAAAGATGCCGCAGCCAAACAGCTCTGAACTACTGTTCCATAGCCCAAGAGGGCCACTCTCTCCCCTTCTATCAGTGTTTTGCCTTTTCCAACCTATTAGAAAAGTGCCAACATTTCAAATCTGTGTAAATGTGCATTGAGTTATTTCTTCACTATCGAGACAGCAAAAGACTCGGGTGAAAGTACCTCAATAGGAATGCCTTTATTCCCTGGCGGTAGCTGAATACCAATCCCATTCCCCTTGGGTAGCGAAAACAACTGGGCCGGTCATCTATTGCTGCAGCAGTGGCAACCATGTGAAACAGCTCTGCCTCGTCAGAAGGAGCCATGACCACCATGTTGGGGAGGCAGGCCATGAAGGTGACATCAAAAGACCCACAATGTGTGGGACCATCCGCTCCAACCAGTCCAGCTCTGTCCATTGCAAATCTCACTGGCAACTTCTGCAGATCCACATCATGTACTACCTGTATAGGATTCACAGCATGAAGTTTTTACTATCTAATCAGAAGTTGACAAGACATTCCAAGTTTACAATTatagaatattatcatatcaaGTTCTCAACTGAGCAATATAAGGAGAAAGTTTTAAGTGTCCAGGCTTGCCTGGTCATAAGCCCTCTGCATGAAAGAAGAGTAAATTGCACAGAATGGTTTAAGACCCTCACAGGCCAGACCTGCAGCAAAAGTAACAGCATGCTGTTCGGCTATCCCAACATCAAAGCATCTTGTTGGGAAACGACGAAGGAAAAGATTCATGCCTGTTCCGCCTCCCATTGCAGCATGGATTGCAACAATATCTTTGTCCACTTCTGCTTCTGCAATCAAAGCTTCTGCAAAGTATGTTGTGTAAGACTGTGTAAGAGCCTTGGCTTTGAATTGCTTTCCAGTTGCTGGATCAAATTTAGCCACTCCTGTAAAGAGAAATGTAGTATATTTATCACtaagcaaaaaaaattaatcataacTTACTCGTCTGACTATATTCATGAGAGATCTTTTACATGGCTTTTAAAGGATGTCAATTTCGCTTGCATATTATTTGGAATAAACAGCTGTGTTTTAAAAGTCTCTTTATATCTCTCGTTCTGTTTGtaaagacttttttttataacgGGTAAGAAATCAAATTCACAAATTTGTGATCTCATGTGCTAAGAAAATCCCCAGTGTACATAATTCCCATGAAAAATACCAAGATCTTCAcactacccccccccccccccccccaacattTTCATAGTTTTTCACTCACAACACATCGACTTGTGTTCTGTATTTACCATGATACTTGTCTGCTGCTTTCTCTGCATATGGGTATCCCCGGCCTTTCTCAGTGACAACATGAATCAGAACAGGACCTGTTGTTTT encodes the following:
- the LOC121246755 gene encoding LOW QUALITY PROTEIN: probable 1-deoxy-D-xylulose-5-phosphate synthase, chloroplastic (The sequence of the model RefSeq protein was modified relative to this genomic sequence to represent the inferred CDS: inserted 1 base in 1 codon) — encoded protein: MALSAFSFPAHVNWAAASDAQKSSSFSSHFLTWGGTNLLCPSQHKLNRVRKRSGGACASLSEMGEYHSQRPPTPLLDTINYPIHMKNLSIKELKQLADEIRSDVIFNVSKTGGHLGSSLGVVELTVALHYVFNAPQDKILWDVGHQSYPHKILTGRRDKMHTIRQTNGLSGFTKRSESEFDCFGTGHSSTTISAGLGMAVGRDLKGRKNNVVAVIGDGAMTAGQAYEAMNNAGYLDSDMIVILNDNKQVSLPTATLDGPIPPVGALSSALSRLQSNRPLRELREVAKGVTKQIGGPMHELAAKVDEYARGMISGSGSTLFEELGLYYIGPVDGHNIDDLTAILKEVKSTKTTGPVLIHVVTEKGRGYPYAEKAADKYHGVAKFDPATGKQFKAKALTQSYTTYFAEALIAEAEVDKDIVAIHAAMGGGTGMNLFLRRFPTRCFDVGIAEQHAVTFAAGLACEGLKPFCAIYSSFMQRAYDQVVHDVDLQKLPVRFAMDRAGLVGADGPTHCGSFDVTFMACLPNMVVMAPSDEAELFHMVATAAAIDDRPSCFRYPXGNGIGIQLPPGNKGIPIEVGKGKTLIEGERVALLGYGTVVQSCLAAASLVRSHGLRLTVADARFCKPLDRALIRSLAKSHEVLITVEEGSIGGFGSHVAQFMALDGLLDGKLKWRPLVLPDRYIDHGSPADQLAEAGLTPSHIAATVFNILGQTREALEIMS